The sequence CTCGACGGGGCCGACGCCGGACGCGGTGGTTTCAGTCGTGGACATGGGCCTCAGCTCCCGAACAGAACACGAGCGGCGTGGCCGAGGACGGGGTAGATCGCACCGACCATCAGGACGATCCAGACACCGACGACGGACCAGAGCATCTGCTTCTGGTAGCGCGGGCCCTTCGACCAGAAGTCGACGGCGATGACGCGCAGGCCGTTGAGCGCGTGGAAGAGGATGGCGGCGACGAGGCCGTACTCCAGCAGCGCGACGATCGGGGTCTTGTACGTGGCTACGACCTTGTCGTAGTCCTCGGGGGAGACACGCACGAGTGCGGTGTCCAGCACGTGAACGAACAGGAAGAAGAAGATGAGGACACCGGTGACTCGATGAGCCACCCAGGACCACATTCCTTCCCGGCCGCGGTACAGCGTTCCAGCCGGCACGGAAGAACCCTCCGGGAGCGGGGACTAGGGCCGCGCCGGCTTCGGTGTCGGTCGGGCCCGGCCGGGTACGGTCCACCGGCCCTCAGCATCGTATCCATGCGGTGCGCCGCCGCTTACGGGGGGCCTGCCTGTGTGATCAAACTGGCATCGGATGGGCTAGTTGCGTTGCGGCTACCGGGGTGGGGTGTCCGGTTATTTGCCGGGTGCGTTGGGGGTGGCCGCGCCCCGCGGCGGAGCCGCTGATAGACGCAGCTCCGCGCCCCTGAGGAGTTGACCCAGCCGTTCTCCTGCAAGGCGCCGGAGTTGCTCCGCCGCCATGACCCGCTCCTCCTCGGGATCGTTCGTCAATCGTGACCGGATGCCTTCGAGGATGCGGTCGAGCGCCTCTTCGCGAGGACAATCACCCAGATAGATGACGAAAACGTGTCCGAATCGGGCTTCGTAGGCCGCGTGGGCCGCGCTCAGGGCCGTATGGGCCACGGAGTACGTGTCCTCCGGCAGCTCCGGGAGCGACTCGCCGGCCAGGGCCTCGGCGAGGTCCTCGGGTGACAGGTCGTACGCCGCCTCGTCCGCCGCGGCCAGGAGGGAGTCCAGGTCGGGGTAGGGGCGGTGGTCGGCCACCCGGCGCGACCAGCGCGGGCAGCGCAGGCAGTTCAGGAGCAGGGCGCGGGCCTCGTCGCTGGAGGCGGTGTTGAAAGTGTCCAGCGGCTTGGGGAGGGTCGGTAGACGGTGCGCAGGCAGCGGAGATCCTCGTGTCACATGTGGTGTGGCAGCGGATGCTGTGAAAGGTGTGTCATCACGTTATCGAGAGTGGTCACTGTGTGTCCTGGGGATGCCTGAATTTCACCCGGACGGAAGAGTTTCAGAACGTCTCGGTGACGAATGAAGTGCGGATCGGTCGTACGTTGTTCGGGTGAGCCAGCACAAGCGCCGGGCCTCGGCGCAGCAGGTGAGGCGTAAGCGGGCGGTCGTGGCCGCCGCGTTCGTGGGGACCGTCGCGCTCGGAGCGGGCGTCGGCGTATGGGCCTCGGCGGACGGGGGCGGCGGTGAGCCGGCCGGCGGTACGGGGCAGGCGCCGTCGAAGCGCGCGTCGGCCGCGGAGTCCAGCGGCGCGACCACCCCGAGCAGTCCCACGCCCAGCCGCTCCTATCCGCTCTCCCAGGCGCCGCGCACCATACCCGCGGTGCGCTCCCACACCCCGGCACGCGGCCCCGGCTGGCGGCCCCGGCAGGGCGAGCGGGTGGTGGTGAGCGATCCGGAGCTGGTCGACGAGGGCCGGCTGATAGCCGGTGAGCTGGGGCTGGCCTACGCGGGGGAGAAGGACGACGTACGGCCCGGGGATCTGCGGCTGACCCTCGGCAGCGGGGGCGGGAATCCGGAGTCGTACACCATGACGGTCCGCGGCGGGCGGGTCGACATCAGCGGGCCGGCCGACGCGGGGGTCTTCTACGGCACCCGCACCCTCAAGCAGGAGGTCCACGCAGGGGGTACGGCACCGGAGGGCGTCGTACGCGACGAGCCCGCCAAGCCGGTGCGCGGCTTCATGCTGGACATCGCGCGCAAGCCGTACACCGCGCCCTGGATAGAGGACCGGATACGCGAGCTGGGCGACCTGAAGTTCAACGAGCTGGGGCTGCACTTCTCCGACGACCAGGGCTTCAGGATCGAGTCCGGCACCCATCCCGAGATCGTCTCCCAGGACCATCTGACCAAGGCTCAGGTCAAGCAGATCGTGGATCTCGCGGCCTCGCGGCACATCACCGTGGTGCCCGAGATCGACTCGCCCGGGCATCTGGGCGCGGTCATCGCCGCCCACCCGGACCTGCAGCTGCGCAATGCGGGCGGGGTGCCGACCAAGGGCGCGATCGACATCTCCAAGGACGCCTCCGCGAAGATCGTGGACGATCTGCTGGGCGAGTACGCCGGGCTCTTCACCGGCGATCGGTGGCATCTCGGCGGCGACGAGTACCAGGCGCTGACCGTGGCGGACCCGCAGGCCTCCTATCCGCAGCTGGCAGCGGCCGCCCAGCAGAAGTTCGGCTCCGGCGCGACCGTCGCCGACCTCGCCACCGGCTGGCTCAACGACCGCGCCGACACGGTCCGGGCCCACGACCGGACCATGCGGGTCTGGAACGACGGCTTCTTCCGGAACACCTCCGTGCAGCCCGCCAAGGACCTCCAGGTCGCCTACTGGACCGGCAAGGAGATCGGCGCCCGGCAGCCGGAGGAGTACCTGAGCGCGGGCCGCAAGGTGCTCAACTACAACGACGAGTTCCTGTACTACGTCCTCGGGCAGCCGCAGACCTTCGTCTACCCGACCGGGCAGCGGATCTACGAGCGGTGGAACCCGCGGGTGCTGCGCGGGACGACCACCGTGCCGGCGGGCTTCGACGGGCAGATACTCGGCGGCTCGTTCGCGGTCTGGAGCGACATCGCGAACGCCCAGACGCAGGACCAGGTCGCCGCCGGCATCCGGATGCCGCTGCGGGCCACCGTGCAGAAGCTGTGGGACCCGGGCACCCCGGCGCTGTCCTGGGCCGACTTCAGGAGCCTGGCGGACCGGCTGGGCTGAGGCCCGGCCCGGATCCGAGTGGACGTGCGAGGCGCGCGAACCGTATCTTCCGGTGTTCGTCACCGCGCGGAACCGGTTCTGGGGGGAACCGCGCGCTTCCACGTCGTTCCGGGGGACTCCTTCATGACCTGTGCCCGCTGCCAGCAGTTCGCCGCCGCGCCCGGGGGCACTCTGTGCGTCCGGTGCGCCGTGCCCGGCGCCGTGGTGCGCTCTCCGGTCGGGCTCGGCCGGGCCACCGCCACGCTGCTCGGCGTGGTCATCGCCGCCGATCTGTTCGCCGTCGTGGCCGACGTGCTGGAGATGAACGTCACCGGGGACATCGCCGAGGGGGTCACCGGTGCCGACGTGGTCCAGCGGGCCGACCACGCCGACGCGCTCTACAACGCCTCCGGCATCGCCCAGGCGGTCGCCCTGCTGGCGACGATGACCGTGTACCTGTGCTGGCTGTGGCGGGTGCGGGTCAACGCCGAGGCGTTCAACCCCGGCGGGCACAGCAAGGCGCGGGGCTGGACGATCGGCGGCTGGTTCGTGCCGGTCGTGAACCTGTGGTTCCCGCGCCGGGTCACCCTCGACATCTGGGACTCCAGCGCTCCCTGGGCCGAGCGCCCCGGCCATGCGCTGGTCAACCTCTGGTGGGCGATGTGGATCGTCTCCCTGTTCGCCGACCGGGCCGCCGACACGGAGAGCCGGCACGCCCACGCCGCGGCCGCACTGCACCAGGCCGCCAGCATGATGCTGGTCTCCGACGTGATCGACATCGCGGCCGCCGCGCTGGCCGTCCTGGTCGTTCTCAAGATCACCCGGATGCAGCACGGCAGGGCTCTCGCGGGCCCCGTCCCGGTCCCGGCCCTTGGCTGAAAACACGTGGCTGTGACACTCCCGCGCCGTCGCACGCAGTAAGGGGAAGTGCGGGCTCCGTAAAGGCGGCGCCCCGGCGAGGGAGGCTTTCATGAGCCTGGTGGAACTGATCGCGCAGGCCGACGAACGCGGACTGGCCGCCAGCGGGTTGGCTTGTTTGGATCGGTGCATACCCCTGCTGGACGGCGACGACGAGGTGCTGCGCCCGCTGTGGGCGAGCCTCGCCGACGGCTCCGACTGGGCCGCGGTCCTCGACAAGGCGCGCGGCGCGCTCGATACGGCCCCGTCCGATGCGGACGAGGCCGTGCTGCTCGCGCGCCGCATGCTGGAGGCGGCCCCGGCCGAGCGCACCGCCGACGCGGTACGGGCCTGGGCCGACGCCTGCTCCGTCGCCTCCCTGCGCATCCACCGGCTCCTGGATCCCGCCGTGGACGACACCGAGTCGGCCGACGGCCTGGGGGCCCGCCGGACCGGCGGCACCGAGGGAGTGTCCCCACTGGTCGCCGCCGAGCTGCGGCGCCAGGTGGTCGTCCTGGAACTCCTCGCCGAGCACGGCAAGCACGGTCTACGCCGCGCCCTGGACATCACGGTCGAGGGCCGCAGGGTGCTGCGCGCGGTGGTGTCCCGCCGGGCCCGCGGACGCGGCTGACCGGAGCTCAAACCCCGCTGCTGGGCGAGTTCTGTAACCGTCGTGCGGTCGCGCTGGGGCGGTCCTGCGCGGGTTGGGGAAACGGCTCGGATACGGGTGACGGAAGTCCGGCGCGGTCCGCTCTTCCCTATGTGACAGCGCAGTACATGACAGAGACCAGGCCGAACGCCGCCGCGAAGCCCGCGCGCTGGGCGGCGGACGCGGTGGCGACCATGCGCGAGGGCGCGCGGGTGCGGCTCGACTACACGGCGCAGAGTCTGTGGCGGGTGGACCGGATGATCGAGGAGATACGCCGCGAGGAACCGCCGTACGCGGCGGTCGAACAGGTGCTGCGCGGCCTCGGCGCCTACGCCGGGGAGGTCATCGTCCGCCAGAGCGGCGCCGAGTGGTGGGCGACGGGCGGCGACCACTGGATCCGCACACCCGACGGCCGGCTCTGGGACCCCATCGACGAGGCCCGCCGGTGCTTCGACGGCCAGGGCTCGCTGCGCCTGCTGTGCCGGGACGCGACCGCGCGCGGCTGAGGGCCGGCGCGGCCAGGACGGTACAGGAAGCCCGGCCGGCCAGTGGGGCGCCATCACCGGATCACCGATCACCCGCTGCCCCGCCCGGGCGGCCGGCCAGGGGGCCCGGGACCAGCCCCGCATGCGGAACGGCAGGTGTGCCACGGGGTCGTCCCCCTCACGCGACGAGGCCTCCCGGCCGCCCTCCGCCCTCCGCCCACCGGTCGACGTCCGTCGGTGTCCGCGATCTCCGGCAGCCGTTCCACCGTCCGCAGAGCCTCGCCGGTGTCCGCCGTGCTCAGGACCGGCTGCGCGCGGGAGTCGGACATGCGGAACGGTATGGAGCCCCTGAGCGCCGTCGACGAACGAGTTGCCGGCGGCTGTGACACTTCTGTGAGGCCCGGCGCTGATGACCGTGGAAGGCGTGGACACGGCCGGAGTGCGTCGCCCGGTGACGCATGAGCCGCGCGGTGGCCGCGAACTCGGCACGGACGAGGACGGTCTTGGGCAAGGGAGGGGAACCCCGGCGCCCGCAGGCGGGCGACGGGGCGCTGGGCGCCGCCGTCGCGCGGGCCCAGGACGGTGACGAGGCCGCCTTCGCGGTCGCCTACCGGATCGTGCAGCCGGCTCTGCTCGGCTATCTGCGCGGCCTCGTCGGCGACGACGCGGCGGACGTGGCCGCCGACGCCTGGCTGGAGATAGCCCGCGACCTGGGAAGGTTCAGGGGGGACGGCGCGGGGTTCCGCGGCTGGACCGCGACCGTCGCCCGGCACCGGGCCCTGGACCGTCTGCGCCGCCGGCGGGTACGGCCCCGGATGACCGAGCCCGGACCGGACGTGCTCGACCTGCCCGGACCGCACGGCACACAGGACCAGGCGCTGGAGTCCCTCGCCACCGAGCGCGCCCTGGAGCTGGTCCGCGCGCTGCCCCGCGACCAGGCCGAGGCCGTGCTGCTGCGGGTGGTCGTCGGCCTCGACGGCCCCGCCGTCGCCCGCGTCCTCGGCAAGCGCCCCGGCGCGGTCCGCACCGCCGCCCACCGCGGGCTGAGGCGACTCGCCCGCCGGCTGGGCGCCCAGGACGCGGCGCGGCGAGGTGTGACGCAGGACGGCCCCCGGACGCTGGGGGAGTCGGAATGAACGGCGGCAGCCGACGGCCGTATGGACGCAGGAGAACCGGAGGGAGCGGGCATTCGGCGGATCCGGGCGGCCGAGCGGGCCGGACCGAGGAACGGGAACGGTCATGGGTGAACGGCACAGCGGCGACGGGCCGCCCGGCCGCAGGCGCGGGCACCCCGGCGGCACCGTCCTGGGCCCTGGGCCGGCCGGCGGGTACGCCGCGTTCGAGGCGCGGTTCGCCGCAGCGCTGCGCCGGTACGACGCGGCGGACGCCGTCGCCCCCCGAGGCCGCGCAGCGCGCCCTGACCGCGTTCCGTGCCGCGCGCGACTGCGGGGCGCACCGGGCGCGCACCCGGCGCCGGGACGACTGGCGGCCCCGGGAGCCGCGCCGCGCACGGTTCTTGCCGAAGACCACGCTCTCGGTGTTCCTCGCGAGTGTCACGCTGGGCGGCGTCGCCTTCGCGGCGATCGGCTCCGCGGGTCCTGCCGGGCACCGGGACGGCGACGGACGGCGGGCACGGCCTTCGGTGAGCGCTCCGGCCCGGTCGGCGGCCCAGCCGCACGGCACCGCGTCCGGGACCCCTTCGGCGCGCTCGGACCATCCGGCCACCGCTCAGGACACCCTCGCCCACTGCCGTGCCTACGAGCGGGTCCGCGGCCGCGGCAAGGCGCTGGACGCGACGGCCTGGCAGCGGCTCGTCACGGCCGCCGGAGGCGAGAAGAACGTCACGGCCTACTGCGCCGGCCAGTTGACCCGGGCAGGCGGACAAAAAGCAGATAAAGCAGATGAACCCGCCAAGTCGCACAACAGCGGCAAGAAGGACAAGAGCGAGAAGGTCGGCGGGAGCGGTGCCGCCGATCCGACGAAGGCCGACGGGTGGCACTGACCCCTCTCGCCTGCGCCGATGCCGTCGAGGCAACGGCCGGGGCCGCCACCCCCCACAGGAGAGGCCCCGGCCGTCGCGCGACACGGGCCGCGCGGCGGCCCGTACTTATTCCAGCGCCGTGAGTGCGTTTTCTGTCACACCCATGCGTGTCACGAGTTAGTTGCATCTTCTACAGACATGGACGGGGAGCGGTTTCACGCCGTAACGTGCCTTTCGCGCCGACCGAAGACAGGCGTAAAGGGAGTGCGGTGCTGGGGGACGACGCGGAGCTGACCACCGCGGTGTGTGCGGCACAGGACGGGGATGAGACCGCGTTCCGTACGGTGTACCGCGCGGTGCATCCGAGGCTGCTCGGTTACGTACGCACGCTGGTGGGCGATCCGGACGCCGAGGACGTCGCGTCCGAGGCCTGGCTGCAGATCGCCCGGGACCTCGACCGGTTCAGCGGCGACGCCGACCGCTTCCGGGGCTGGGCCGCCAGGATCGCCCGCAACCGCGCCCTGGACCACATACGGATGCGCGGCCGCCGCCCCGCCATCGGCGGCGACGAGACCGAACTGACGGGGCGGGCCGCCGAGTCCGACACGGCCGGCGAGGCCCTTGAGGCGCTGACCACGGACAGCACCCTCTCGCTCATCGCGCGGCTCCCGCAGGACCAGGCCGAGGCGGTCGTCCTGCGCGTGGTGGTGGGCCTCGACGCCAAGACCGCAGCCGAGACGCTCGGCAAGCGCGCGGGCGCCGTACGCACCGCCGCGCACCGTGGCCTGAAGCGGCTCGCGGAGCTGCTCGGCGACGATCCGGAATCGGCGGGCGTGCTCGACGCGCTCCCGCCCCAGCGAGAACCGCGCGGTCGCGCGGTGACGTCCGCAACTGTGACGCATACGCGTGCGCGGACGCAGAAGGACATGTGATGGCCGACGAGCAGTACAAGTGGCTTACCCGGGAAACGGCGGAACGTCTGCTGCGTGGTGAGTCGCTGGAAGCCGTCGACATCTCCGGCCGTGACCAGGCGGAACAGCTGGGCAAAGCGCTGGGCGCCCTGGCCGCGGAGGCGGCCCCCGCGGCCGGGGAACTCCCGGGCGAGCAGGCCGCGCTGGCCGCGTTCCGCAAGGCCCGCGAGGCGGCCGAGGCCGAGCGCGATGCCGCCGCGCTCGCCGACGGCACCCCTCGTGGCCGCTCCCGACGCACCTCGCGCGCCCTTGACGAGAGCCTGGTCCGCATCGGCGCCGCGACCCGTACCGGAATCCGCTCCCGCCGCCCGAGCTGGGCCCGGCCGGTGCGCCTGGCGCTCGCCGCGGCGGTGGCCGCGGGCACGCTCGGCGGGGTCGCCGTGGCCGCCGGCAGCGGGGTGCTGCGGCTGCCGTTCCACGAGGAGCCGGGGCCCGCGGCCTCCGTCTCCGCCCAGAACTCCTCGGAGCCGCTCATCTCCCCCTCGCCGCAGTCGACTCCGGGTGCCGACCCCGACCGGGGCACGCCCAGCGCCGGCGCCGGCGGGTCCGCGGGCGCGGATCCCTCCCGGGACGCCGCCGGACAGGGCAGGGGCAAGAACAAGGGCAAGGGCAAGGGCAAGGACAAGGGCGCCGAGCCCGGCTCCGCCGATCCCTCCGGGATCCCCGGCACCTGGTGGAAGGTGGCCGTCACGGCCTGCCGCGACATCCGGGACGGCAAGGAACTGGGCAACGACCGCCGGCGCGTCCTGGAGGGTCTGGCGGGCGGCTCCGCGCGCGTGACCACGTACTGCAAGTCCGTCCTGGACGCGGACCGGTCCGCGTCCGGCGGCCAGGGCGAGGGCGGCGACGGTGACGGCGACAAGGGCGGCGGAAACGGCAAGGGCGACGGGAAGGACAAGGGCGAGGGCAACGGCCAGGGCGGTGACGACGACGGTCACCACGACGACGGTCACCACGGCGGCCGTCACCGCACCGCCGTCCCTCCCGTCCCCGCCGCCCCCACGACCTTCGGTCCCCTGACGCCGGCCCGGCAGCAGGCCACCTTCCCGGCACCCGCGCCGAGCCCGACGTACACCGCGCTCTGAGCCCCGCGCGTCCGGGGCCTGTGCACGCGAGCCCTCCGCGCCCCAGTCACACCCCTCTGACCTGGGCTTTTGTCGGCCGCGAAGATTTTTCCGCGAAGGGTGTGACGTTTTTGGCCTCGAGTACGCAGTACTCAGTGAGCCGACTGGTCATCGGCCCTCGCACTGAGCCGGGGTTCCCCCCGTACCCACGGCTCGTGCACCTGGCGCGGGCGGGACACGTTCCCCCGGTCCCGCCCGCGCCCCACACTCTCCGCCGCCGAGGCGCCTCACCAGTACACGACGACCTTGTCGCCGATCCGCACCTGAGCGAACAGCTGGGCGATCGTCGCCTCGTCCCGCACATTGACGCACCCGTGCGAAGCCCCGGCGTACCCGCGCGCCGCGAAGTCGGAGGAGTAGTGCACCGCCTGGCCGCCGCTGAAGAACATCGCGTACGGCATCGGGGTGTGATAGAGCGTCGACACATGGTGCCGTGACTTCCAGTAGATGTGGAACACACCCTCGCGCGTGGGGGTGTACAGGGCGCCGAAGCGCACGGACAGCGTCTCGACCGTCCGCCCGTCGATCATCCAGCGCAGCGTCCGGCTGGTCTTGCTGATGCACAGCACCCGGCCGGTCAGGCAGCGGGGATCGGGCGCGGCGGGCGGCTGACCGCCCATCAGATACAGCTCCCACATGCCCGGCTGATGCGTCATCGCCCGCAGCCGCTGCCAGGTGACGGTGTCCACCTCACCGGTCCGCGGCAGTCCGCGCTTGCCCTGGAAGCCCTGGACGCCCTGCTCGGTCAGCGAGCCGTACGTCCCTGTCGGCCCTTCGGACAGCCAGTCGACCTGGCGGAGCCGGGCCTGCAGTTCGCGCACCCCCGGGCCGCTGTCGCCGCGCGACCACAGCACGCGGGGTGTGGACTGGGCGGGTCCGCCGACGGGCGGGCCCGTATTCGTCCGGTCGGGCTCCGGACTGTCGGCCGTCCGGGTGGGCTGCGGACTGTCGGCCGTCCGGGTGGCGTCGGGGGCGTCGGCCGTCCCGGTGGGTTCGGGGCCACGGCTGGACGGCAGCTGGACGTGCACCGGCGCGTGGCCCTTGCCGTCGGCGTCCGGTGGCTGCACGGAGCAGCCGCAGAGCGCGGCAAGGGCGGCGGCCGAGGCGAGTGCGGCGGCGGGTCTCCCCGGGATCCTCATGCCCGAGATGCTTCCCCGCGTGACCGCCGTCGAACAACGGGGCATGGTGAGGGGGGATAAAACGTACTGCGGAGGCATCCATGACGCGCGAGTCGGAGTCCGGACTGCCCGTGGAGCGGGTATACGGGCCGGCGGACCTGACCGGCTGGGACCCGGCCGAGAAGCTGGGCGAACCGGGGGCGTACCCGTACACCCGCGGGGTGTACCCGACCATGTACACCGGCCGCCCCTGGACCATGCGCCAGTACGCCGGCTTCGGCACGGCGGCCGAGTCCAACGCCCGCTACCGGCAGCTGATCGCCCACGGCACCACCGGTCTGTCCGTCGCCTTCGACCTGCCCACCCAGATGGGCCACGACTCCGACGCGCCCCTCGCGCACGGCGAGGTCGGCAAGGTGGGCGTGGCGATCGACTCGGTCGAGGACATGCGGGTGCTGTTCGACGGCATCCCGCTGGACCAGGTCTCCACCTCGATGACGATCAACGCCCCGGCGGCACTGCTGCTCCTGCTCTACCAGCTGGTGGCCGAGGAGCAGGGCGTACCGGCGGACCGCCTCACCGGCACCATCCAGAACGACGTCCTGAAGGAGTACATCGCGCGGGGCACGTACATCTTCCCGCCGGGGCCCTCCCTGCGCCTGACCGCCGACATCTTCAAGTACTGCACCGCCGAGATCCCGAAGTGGAACACGATCTCGATCTCCGGCTACCACATGGCCGAGGCGGGCGCGTCCCCCGCGCAGGAGATCGCCTTCACCCTCGCCGACGGCATCGAGTACGTCCGGACGGCGGTGGCGGCAGGCATGGACATCGACGACTTCGCGCCCCGCCTGTCCTTCTTCTTCGTGGCCCGTACGACGCTGCTGGAGGAGGTGGCCAAGTTCCGCGCGGCGAGGAGGATCTGGGCGCGGGTGATGCGCGAGGACTTCGGCGCGCGGAACCCGAAGTCCTGGATGCTGCGCTTCCACACCCAGACGGCCGGGGTCCAGCTGACGGCCCAGCAGCCGGAGGTGAACCTGGTCCGGGTGGCCGTCCAGGCCCTCGGGGCCGTGCTCGGCGGCACCCAGTCGCTGCACACCAACTCCTTCGACGAGGCGATCGCGCTGCCGACGGAGAAGAGCGCCCGGCTGGCCCTGCGGACGCAGCAGGTGCTGGCGTACGAGACGGACGTACCGGCCACGGTGGATCCCTTCGCGGGCTCGTACGCGGTGGAGAGGCTGACCGACGACGTCGAGGCGGCCGCGCTGGACCTGATGCGCAAGGTCGAGGACCTCGGCGGGGCCGAGGCGGCGATCGAACGGGGCTTCCAGAAGGCCGAGATCGAGCGCAACGCGTACCGCATCGCGCAGGAGACCGACTCCGGTGAACGGGTGGTGGTGGGCGTCAACCGCTTCCGGCTGGACGAGGAGGAGCCGTACGAGCCGCTGCGGGTGGACCCCGCCATCGAGGCGCGGCAGCGGGAACGCCTGGCCGAGCTGCGGGCCGGGCGGGACCAGGGGGCGGTGGGCGCGGCGCTGGACGCGCTGAAGAAGGCGGCGGAGGGCGAGGAGAACGTGCTGTATCCGATGAAGGAGGCGTTGCGGGGGCGGGCGACGGTGGGGGAGGTGTGCCATGCGCTGCGGGAGGTGTGGGGGAGTCATGTGCCGACGGAGACCTTCTGAGTGACGACGCCGGACGCCCCGCGCCCTCCTCGGCGGCGACGGCCGGCCCACCCCGAACCGGAGTGTCGTACCCCCGTGCGACACTCCTTCTCATGTTCGGCGTCATCGATCTCCCCACCTACCTGGCCGGCCTCGTCCTGATCGTCCTGCTGCCCGGCCCGAACTCGCTCTACGTCCTCTCCGTCGCCGCCCGCCGCGGAGTGCGAGCCGGTTACACCGCCGCCGCCGGCGTCTGGTGCGGGGACACCGTGCTGATGACGCTGTCCGCCGCCGGGGTGGCCTCGCTGCTGCAGGGCAACGCCGTGCTGTTCGGGATCGTGAAGTACGCCGGCGCCGGATATCTGACCTGGCTGGCGATCGGGATGCTGCGGTCCGCGTGGGGGATGTGGCGCACCCGGCGGGAGAAGCCCGTCGAGGAGGCCGGGACGCTCGCCCCGGCCGAGGAGCGGCCCTTCCGCCGTGCCTTCGTCGTCAGCCTCTTCAACCCCAAGGCGATCCTGTTCTTCGTCGCCTTCTTCGTGCAGTTCGTGGACCCGGGCTATGCCTACCCGGCCCTCTCCTTCGTCGTCCTCGGCGCCTTCGCCCAGCTGGCCAGCTTCCTCTACCTCAGCGCGCTGATATTCGGCGGCACCCGCCTCGCCGCCGCCTTCCGCCGCCGCAAGCGGCTGTCGGCGACGGCCACCTCGGCCGCGGGGGCCCTGTTCCTCGGCTTCGCGGTGAAGCTGTCGCTGGCCAGCGCGTAGCGCCTGGCGGCGGCCCGCC is a genomic window of Streptomyces griseochromogenes containing:
- the sdhC gene encoding succinate dehydrogenase, cytochrome b556 subunit → MPAGTLYRGREGMWSWVAHRVTGVLIFFFLFVHVLDTALVRVSPEDYDKVVATYKTPIVALLEYGLVAAILFHALNGLRVIAVDFWSKGPRYQKQMLWSVVGVWIVLMVGAIYPVLGHAARVLFGS
- a CDS encoding 2-oxo-4-hydroxy-4-carboxy-5-ureidoimidazoline decarboxylase; the encoded protein is MTRGSPLPAHRLPTLPKPLDTFNTASSDEARALLLNCLRCPRWSRRVADHRPYPDLDSLLAAADEAAYDLSPEDLAEALAGESLPELPEDTYSVAHTALSAAHAAYEARFGHVFVIYLGDCPREEALDRILEGIRSRLTNDPEEERVMAAEQLRRLAGERLGQLLRGAELRLSAAPPRGAATPNAPGK
- a CDS encoding beta-N-acetylhexosaminidase, yielding MSQHKRRASAQQVRRKRAVVAAAFVGTVALGAGVGVWASADGGGGEPAGGTGQAPSKRASAAESSGATTPSSPTPSRSYPLSQAPRTIPAVRSHTPARGPGWRPRQGERVVVSDPELVDEGRLIAGELGLAYAGEKDDVRPGDLRLTLGSGGGNPESYTMTVRGGRVDISGPADAGVFYGTRTLKQEVHAGGTAPEGVVRDEPAKPVRGFMLDIARKPYTAPWIEDRIRELGDLKFNELGLHFSDDQGFRIESGTHPEIVSQDHLTKAQVKQIVDLAASRHITVVPEIDSPGHLGAVIAAHPDLQLRNAGGVPTKGAIDISKDASAKIVDDLLGEYAGLFTGDRWHLGGDEYQALTVADPQASYPQLAAAAQQKFGSGATVADLATGWLNDRADTVRAHDRTMRVWNDGFFRNTSVQPAKDLQVAYWTGKEIGARQPEEYLSAGRKVLNYNDEFLYYVLGQPQTFVYPTGQRIYERWNPRVLRGTTTVPAGFDGQILGGSFAVWSDIANAQTQDQVAAGIRMPLRATVQKLWDPGTPALSWADFRSLADRLG
- a CDS encoding DUF4328 domain-containing protein, whose product is MTCARCQQFAAAPGGTLCVRCAVPGAVVRSPVGLGRATATLLGVVIAADLFAVVADVLEMNVTGDIAEGVTGADVVQRADHADALYNASGIAQAVALLATMTVYLCWLWRVRVNAEAFNPGGHSKARGWTIGGWFVPVVNLWFPRRVTLDIWDSSAPWAERPGHALVNLWWAMWIVSLFADRAADTESRHAHAAAALHQAASMMLVSDVIDIAAAALAVLVVLKITRMQHGRALAGPVPVPALG
- a CDS encoding RNA polymerase sigma factor gives rise to the protein MGKGGEPRRPQAGDGALGAAVARAQDGDEAAFAVAYRIVQPALLGYLRGLVGDDAADVAADAWLEIARDLGRFRGDGAGFRGWTATVARHRALDRLRRRRVRPRMTEPGPDVLDLPGPHGTQDQALESLATERALELVRALPRDQAEAVLLRVVVGLDGPAVARVLGKRPGAVRTAAHRGLRRLARRLGAQDAARRGVTQDGPRTLGESE
- a CDS encoding RNA polymerase sigma factor; its protein translation is MLGDDAELTTAVCAAQDGDETAFRTVYRAVHPRLLGYVRTLVGDPDAEDVASEAWLQIARDLDRFSGDADRFRGWAARIARNRALDHIRMRGRRPAIGGDETELTGRAAESDTAGEALEALTTDSTLSLIARLPQDQAEAVVLRVVVGLDAKTAAETLGKRAGAVRTAAHRGLKRLAELLGDDPESAGVLDALPPQREPRGRAVTSATVTHTRARTQKDM
- a CDS encoding L,D-transpeptidase family protein, whose translation is MRIPGRPAAALASAAALAALCGCSVQPPDADGKGHAPVHVQLPSSRGPEPTGTADAPDATRTADSPQPTRTADSPEPDRTNTGPPVGGPAQSTPRVLWSRGDSGPGVRELQARLRQVDWLSEGPTGTYGSLTEQGVQGFQGKRGLPRTGEVDTVTWQRLRAMTHQPGMWELYLMGGQPPAAPDPRCLTGRVLCISKTSRTLRWMIDGRTVETLSVRFGALYTPTREGVFHIYWKSRHHVSTLYHTPMPYAMFFSGGQAVHYSSDFAARGYAGASHGCVNVRDEATIAQLFAQVRIGDKVVVYW
- a CDS encoding acyl-CoA mutase large subunit family protein, yielding MTRESESGLPVERVYGPADLTGWDPAEKLGEPGAYPYTRGVYPTMYTGRPWTMRQYAGFGTAAESNARYRQLIAHGTTGLSVAFDLPTQMGHDSDAPLAHGEVGKVGVAIDSVEDMRVLFDGIPLDQVSTSMTINAPAALLLLLYQLVAEEQGVPADRLTGTIQNDVLKEYIARGTYIFPPGPSLRLTADIFKYCTAEIPKWNTISISGYHMAEAGASPAQEIAFTLADGIEYVRTAVAAGMDIDDFAPRLSFFFVARTTLLEEVAKFRAARRIWARVMREDFGARNPKSWMLRFHTQTAGVQLTAQQPEVNLVRVAVQALGAVLGGTQSLHTNSFDEAIALPTEKSARLALRTQQVLAYETDVPATVDPFAGSYAVERLTDDVEAAALDLMRKVEDLGGAEAAIERGFQKAEIERNAYRIAQETDSGERVVVGVNRFRLDEEEPYEPLRVDPAIEARQRERLAELRAGRDQGAVGAALDALKKAAEGEENVLYPMKEALRGRATVGEVCHALREVWGSHVPTETF
- the leuE gene encoding leucine efflux protein LeuE, encoding MFGVIDLPTYLAGLVLIVLLPGPNSLYVLSVAARRGVRAGYTAAAGVWCGDTVLMTLSAAGVASLLQGNAVLFGIVKYAGAGYLTWLAIGMLRSAWGMWRTRREKPVEEAGTLAPAEERPFRRAFVVSLFNPKAILFFVAFFVQFVDPGYAYPALSFVVLGAFAQLASFLYLSALIFGGTRLAAAFRRRKRLSATATSAAGALFLGFAVKLSLASA